Within the Gemmatimonadaceae bacterium genome, the region TACGACTGACGAGGTCCAATGGCGCTGGTGGTTTTCCTCAGAGGCAACGTCGGCGGAAACAGGACTTTTCGGCCAAGCCTTCTCGCCGAACAATTGAAGCACTATGACGTCGTCAATATTGGTGCGGCCGGAACATTCGTGATTCGCAAGCGGACGAGCCATGCGAGGCTTCGCGCTGATTTACGCCGCAGACTGCCATTTGAGGCCGAAGTCACAATCTGCGAAGGGCGCGATCTCATCAGCGCAGCTTCAAAGAATCCGTTCGCGGATGTGCCGATTCGCTCCGACATCGTTCGTTTCGTGAGCGTTTTCCCTAGTCGACCCCGGCGCCCGCCCACAACTCCCATCAGCCTTCCAGCAACTGGCAAGTGGGTTGTGAGAGTACTGACGACGGAAGATCGTTTTCTCTTCGGATTGTATCGACGCCAAATGAAAGCAATCGGCTATCTGGGTGCGATTGACAGACTTTTCGGAGAGCGAGCGACGACACGCAATTGGAATACAATCACAACGATACTCAACGTGTTGAGACGCGAAGGCCGTTGCTGGAGCCCGCCTCGCTGGTGATAAATACTGCGGTTACGCAGGTGTTGTACGACATGCGGCGGTATGACGACGCCATGAAATCCGGCCGAGGCGTACTTGAGCTCGACCCCGGCTTTCAACTCGGGATCGTCGATCTTGCGAGGGTCCTCGTCGAACAGGGCAAAGCGAACGAAGCAGTCTCGATGCTTCTTCCGATCCTCGAAGTACCAGGCCTGAGTCATCTCGAGAAGCTGGGCACCGCGGCCTACGCGATGGCTCGCGCCGGGCGGCTGGACGAAGCGAGATCTCTGTTGAAGAAAGCCGAGTCGCAACGAGGCAAGGGACAGCCGCAACGAGGAATTGTGGCGGCCGCGCTGGAGGCAGTCGGTGAGCACGAAAAGGCGGTTGAGACACTTCGTGCGGCCGTTAACGGTCACGACCTCTGGCTCGCGCATTATTTCTCGGCTGCTCCATATGACGCTTTGCGCAAGGATCCCCGTGTGCGGGAGCTTTTCGCTACCGTTGCAGCGCGGTAGAGCGCGGGCTGCGCTCCTGCAATACTGAAAAAAGTCATCAACGAGGAAGGGTTCTAATGAGAAAGCTGGTTGTTTCCGAGTTCATGACACTCGATGGCGTGATGCAGGCGCCGGGTGGCAAAGATGAAGATCGAGATGGAGGGTTCGAGCACGGCGGCTGGACGCTGCCCTACTGGCATGACGACATTGGCAAGAGCTTCCTCGCGCTGATGAAGGATGCCGATGCCTTCCTCCTGGGACGGCGCACCTATGTAACGCACGCCGAGGCGTTCGAACCTATGGCCCCCGGCGACCCGTTCGGGGATGTCATGAATGCGCCGAAGAAGTACGTCGTTTCGAAGACACTCGAGAAGCCAATCTGGCGCAACACCACGATCATCCGCGACAACGTCATCGAGTCGGTGCGCGATCTGAAGGCGCAACCCGGCAAGAATATCCTGACCGACGGCAGCAGCCAGCTTGTTCACGCCTTGCTTGCGAACGATCTGGTCGACGAGCTGCATCTGCTCGTGTACCCGCTGGCGCTAGGCACCGGCAAGCGTGTGCTGCCGAATGGCGTTCATGCGACGTTCGGATTGACGTCCGCGACACCATATCCAACCGGGGTAGTGGGCTTGCACTACGCCCGTCAGCGTTAAACTCCGCTGATTTCGGGCATCAGGCGGGCGGGGACCTGGCAGGCCAGTTCTACGATCAGGGCTTGCTGGACGAGTTATTCGTCCAGATCGGCTCCGTAACGCTGGGAGCCGGCAAGCCACTGCTGCCACGGGCGATCACGTCACCACCGCTTCGGCTGCTGTCAGTCAGAGCGGTGGGAACAGGATTCGCGGAAGTGCACTATAAGGTGCCACGCCCCTAGCGCACATATTGATTGTCAAGTCGAGGTTAGCCGTGCCCCGAAAGCCATTTTTCCTGCTGTATCTGCTGTGTTTCGTTGCCATCAACGGAGCGGGCGCGCAAGGGGTCGTGCTTCAAGGCCAGACGGCCACTACGCAGAGTTCGAAGCCGAACATCTGGAAGGCTACGAGCACTCGCGGCCTTACCCTTATAGGAACGTGGACCGTCATCCCGGATCGGGCGAACGAAAGCGCCGTCGGAACGTGGAGGCTCGTCGACGCAGAGGGCAGGATCGTAGCCGGCGGCGGATGGTCAGCATCAAAGTCTCCGACACGGTGGAGCGGCCTCTGGAGAGCCAACGTTTCCGGCAGTGAGGCAGAGTATTCGGGCTCGTGGGGCTCCCCCGACATCGGTCTGAGGCCGAACGTGGGGTTTGCAACGATGTTTGAGGAGGCTGTGCGGGCTGCCGTCAGCGGTGTCTGGCGGAGTGGGGGACACTCGGGGGCCTGGACAATCTGGGCGTTCAAGTGAGGGGGAGTAACAAACCGAAACCACCCTCTCCATGATCGAACACACTGACACCGGCGCACTCGCTCTCATCCGAGACCTGGAAAGGACGAGAGACGAGACGCTGAAATGTTTCTCCCTCGAGCAGCGCGATCTCGAGCTGACGTACGCGCCGGGCAAGTGGTCCATCAGGTTTCTCCTGCACCACCTGTCTGATAGCGAGACTGTTCTTTACGATCGAATTGCCCGAGTCCTCAGCGAGCCTCGTCAGGTGATTTGGGTCTTCGATCAGGATGCCTGGGCCGCGGGACTCGACTACTCGGAGAGGCCTCTCGACATCTCGCGACGGATTTACGAATCGATTCGGAACGCAATCATCTACTACGCCGGCCTTCACTACGAGCAAAAGGGCCACCTCGAGTTCGTGCACAGCGTAACGGGCGTGCGGACCTTGAAGGATGAATTCGACAAAATCGCCTCTCACAACGAGCATCATCTGGAACAGATCAGGCAGGCGTTGCGCAAGTGAAGACACTCGTCTGCCTCATGCTGGTCGCGTCGCCGCTCGCTGAGCTGCGCCGGCTCGTGGCCGTGCACCGAGCTTACAACCATATGAACGCCGGCGACCTGGCAGTGGAGCGTGGCGAACATGCGTCGGCGCTGCACGAGTATTCCGCTGCTGAAAGGATCGCGGCCACGACTCCGGGCATCCCGCGCAGCCGGCACGCAGAGATGGTCTACTGGCATGCGGTGTCACTGGTGAATATGAAACGCGGCTGACATTCCGGGATGCGGCGCTGAAAGACGTACCACTGATCGCTGCGCTTCAGAACGCGGCAGCCGGTGCGCTGACAGCGCGTTTCGGCGAAGGGCATTGGTCGTCGCTCGTAACGGAACGCGGAGCGGCCCTCGCGCAGCGCCACGCCCGAGTTCGCGTAGGGAGATCCGGCAAGCGGATTCTCACGGTTTTGCGACTGGCGACGAAGAAGCCGTGGGCGATCGACGTTTCCTGCTTCAGTCCGGTAAAGCGGCCGCTGTATCTCACCGGCATGGCGGTGTCAGTCGCGCATCAAGGCGAGGGGCTAGGGCAGTTGGCTGTCGAGGACGCTCTCGCGGTGGCACGGGCATGGCCGGCCGACGCCATTCGGCTGGATGCCTATGACGCCGAGGCAGGTGCAGGACCCTTTTACGCCAGGTGTGGCTTCCGTGAGCGCGGCCATGTTGTGTACAAGAGCGACCCACTTGTGTATTACGAATTCCTGCTCGCCTAGCAGACGTCAGCTCATATCTTCGGAGGACACGATGGATCCCATGCCGGGCACGCATCGGTTCTTGTTTGCGAGCGTAGTGCTTACTTCGTTCGTCATGCTCCCGCAGTCGAGCGCGGGCGCGCAGGGCGGACTTGCCGCGCAAGCCGCTTCTCAAATCGTTGAAGGCTGCGTAGCTCACGCTCGGGCCAAGGGACAAAGCCATGCAGTTGCGGTCTACGACGACGGAGGTCACCTCGTGGCCTATCTGAGAATGGACGGAAACTCCCCCGGCGTCGGCGCCTTTGCAATGCAGAAAGGTGCCGCTGGCGCTCACTGGCGCTTTTCAACGGCGGCAATGGCAAATTCAGTAAAGGAAACCCCGGGATTCGCCAATGCACCGCACGTGGTCACAGTTGCGGGTGGCATTCCCGTGTTCTCCAGGGACGGAAAACAGTTCCTGGGGGCGGTTGGGGTTTCCGGCGAAGCCGCGCACGACGATGCTGCCTGCGCAGAGGCAGGAGTAAAGGCAGCAGGATTGTCACCTTCCAGAATTAGCCGCTGAACGCGGGCTGTAGCGCTGCCTGCGCCTTCCATCGCTCGACATTGACGCCGACGATGAGCAGGCAAAGACAGAACGACACTTCGGCGACGCTTAGTGCGGTCGAGGTCATTTCAGTTGCTCGAATTCGAGTAGCTCACCCGGCTGGCACTCGAGCGCCTCGCAGATAGCGTCGAGCGTGGAGAAGCGTAAGGCCGGCAGGAGTGAAACTCCAAGCCAGGCCGCATCGTTTCTAACGGCAAGCTCAACAAGGGACAACGGTGAATCAGCTCGATGCGAAGGGCGCCCGGGTTTTGGCCAGGGTCGGTGGAGTGCTCTACCTCATCATCATCGTCACCGGCGCCGTGGGTGAGGCCGTGGTCAGGGGCACCATCGTCGTCTCAGGGAATGCGGCAGCCACGGCCGCCAACCTGCGATCGATGGAGTCGCTCTGGCGTCTCGGGGTCGCCGGAGAAGTCGTGCTCCTGGCATGCGCGACTGCCCTGGCGGTGATCTTTTACATTCTGCTGCGCCCCGTCAGCCGCGAGCTGGCACTGGCGGCCGTCTTTTTCAATCTCGTGTGCATCGCGATCGAAGGCGTTGCAGCCGTTTCCCTGGCGTCGGCGCTTTTTCCACTGGCCAGCGCCACATACCTGAGTGCGTTCACGCCGGACCAGGTTAACGCGATGGCGATGCTGTCGGTCCGGTCGCACACTACAGGATTCGGCATCGCGCTGATTTTCTTCGGCGTCGAGTGCGTCATACTCGGCTACCTGATCTACCGGTCGGGCTACATGCCGGGAATTATTGGTGTTCTCATGGAGATAGCCGGAGTCTGTTACGTCATCAACAGTTTCGCTCTGTTACTCTCGCCTGCGCTCTCGAGCAAGCTATTTCCAGTGATTCTCATGCCGGCGCTTGTCGCCGAGGTATCCCTCGCCTTTTGGCTACTCGTGAATGGCGTGAATGCGGAGAAGTGGGCGCGGCCTTGACGACGGTCGGCTCACCCTGCGCGCGCTGATTGCGCGACACCTGTGCCACACACAGCTTTTGGCATGAGCGACCCCCGGTTGTCCGCCGCCCTCGCTGACCGCTACCGGCTCGACCGCGAGCTCGGCGCTGGCGGAATGGCGACGGTCTATCTCGCCGAGGATCTCAGGCACCAGCGAAAGGTCGCAATAAAGGTCCTGCGCCCCGAGCTCTCCGCCGCACTCGGCGCCGAGCGATTCCTGCGCGAGATCACAACCACTGCGAACCTGCGCCACCCGAACATCCTGCCGCTGTACGACTCGGGCGAGCAAGGAGGTTTCCTCTT harbors:
- a CDS encoding DinB family protein, which codes for MIEHTDTGALALIRDLERTRDETLKCFSLEQRDLELTYAPGKWSIRFLLHHLSDSETVLYDRIARVLSEPRQVIWVFDQDAWAAGLDYSERPLDISRRIYESIRNAIIYYAGLHYEQKGHLEFVHSVTGVRTLKDEFDKIASHNEHHLEQIRQALRK
- a CDS encoding DUF4386 domain-containing protein, whose translation is MNQLDAKGARVLARVGGVLYLIIIVTGAVGEAVVRGTIVVSGNAAATAANLRSMESLWRLGVAGEVVLLACATALAVIFYILLRPVSRELALAAVFFNLVCIAIEGVAAVSLASALFPLASATYLSAFTPDQVNAMAMLSVRSHTTGFGIALIFFGVECVILGYLIYRSGYMPGIIGVLMEIAGVCYVINSFALLLSPALSSKLFPVILMPALVAEVSLAFWLLVNGVNAEKWARP
- a CDS encoding dihydrofolate reductase family protein, yielding MRKLVVSEFMTLDGVMQAPGGKDEDRDGGFEHGGWTLPYWHDDIGKSFLALMKDADAFLLGRRTYVTHAEAFEPMAPGDPFGDVMNAPKKYVVSKTLEKPIWRNTTIIRDNVIESVRDLKAQPGKNILTDGSSQLVHALLANDLVDELHLLVYPLALGTGKRVLPNGVHATFGLTSATPYPTGVVGLHYARQR
- a CDS encoding GNAT family N-acetyltransferase → MRLATKKPWAIDVSCFSPVKRPLYLTGMAVSVAHQGEGLGQLAVEDALAVARAWPADAIRLDAYDAEAGAGPFYARCGFRERGHVVYKSDPLVYYEFLLA
- a CDS encoding heme-binding protein translates to MDPMPGTHRFLFASVVLTSFVMLPQSSAGAQGGLAAQAASQIVEGCVAHARAKGQSHAVAVYDDGGHLVAYLRMDGNSPGVGAFAMQKGAAGAHWRFSTAAMANSVKETPGFANAPHVVTVAGGIPVFSRDGKQFLGAVGVSGEAAHDDAACAEAGVKAAGLSPSRISR